The genomic window ACTAGCATACCTCTGGTATTTGATGATGAACCAAGGTGAATGGTTAGAGGCCGTGAGacgttttctctctctctctctcttctctctttttggtCCCTTTCAGAAAGCAAAAATAAGAGAggggcagcagcagcagcagctttTGATGAGACAATTAGGCTGGTTATCCGTCACCGCATCTCAGGGCGCGACAttctttcgtcttcttttctgtttctCTTTCGTTCACCAGAAGGAAGGGACTTGTaccttcatttctttttcttttttttctgttccctttgattttgattttttttttcttgttgtttacTCCTCTTTTTCTCTATTCTTCCCCCACATACACAATAGCTTTTGACAGATATATATCTAAGCTCGTCTCTTAGCAGAGTCAAAACCCCATCATATCCTTGGTGTATCGTTCTCTAATTCCATTTGACGAGTCTTTTCAATTCTCTTTGTCATCCGGAACGAAgattcttgttttgttttttgtttttttcctttttctttttaacaattaagaagaaaaaaaaagggggggaattttttttttttttgcttccggAATGACAAAAAGGATGCGTTTTTTGCGGATCgctatttaaaagaaaaaatttttgttttaaattctatCGATTTGGCAAGGCCTTATATCGTTGTATTCATGGTGTTTATCCTATCGATCATATGTATATTGTCTCATTATTTCCATCACACCTGGCGTGCTTTTTCGTCTACCGCTTTGGTCGTTCGTTTATGATAttggtttcttttctttcccgcTTGCGTGACGTGTCTAAACTGGACGCCATCTAGTGACCAGAATTATATTCTCCGTCGTCGGATTGTTTTTTGCGCTAAATTCTCGTTGCGTTTCAGACATTGCAGACTGAAATTTCCAGTTATGAGCAATTATTCATTTGAGGCACTAGCGTCATTGGCCCAACTACACTGGAGGCCAATCGTTTCATTCAAAGCTAAGCTCTAATTGCCCCCTTTTTCGTATACAATTTAGATAGAGAACTACCGCGGGAAATTTGGCCAAGAGAAATATCCGAATCGGATCGTCCTTCAGAATCCGGAAAACATTAGGAGCTAGAATCACTTTTGAATGATTAGCATCAGTCGCCAGGTGGCGTTCGTACATCATTTTGAAACGTAGGTTAGTTTTCAAAAGAGACAGACGTATATAATATACAAGAACCGCTGGGCTGGGTACTATGTCGTTTCATGTTTGTGGTGCAATAGCTGTTCTTACATCACCGCCATTAACATTTTCCTTAATCTCTTCTCCCTCTCTCATCGTCAGTCTATTTTCGGTCATTTGACTATCGGAATTACTCTCCGAGCAAGGTTAAGTAAAAGCTATATCTATCctattaaaaataaactataCGATCAGGTTACTTAAAGATTAACTGTCGCAAGCGCAGTTTCAAGGCGTGCCCTTCACGATgtcttttgtttggtttgtttggtttttttttttgatcagttaagaaaagaaagaatcctTGATCATCATTTAAGACCTTCATTATAATTCAGTCATTCGGCCAAGGTTGGCCAAGGTCGGCCAAGGTCGGCCAAATGGTAAGTGCGATGATTGAACGCCAGTCACGTTGCAATACAATTTGAAAACTGAGCTTAACTTGATTCGACGTTCGTCTTTCGTTCATTTCATTATCGTTAGATGGactttttcttaaatttctgCTGGTCCAGTTGTTCTGATACGGTTGAAACCAAACGCAGTGGGCTGCCGATTACGAATGAAAATTGAAAGTTTAGGCTATGCGGGACACCCCCAATCGCTTTCTCTTTCGCATGTGATATAAGCCATGACGGTCGGCATTGATGGACGCCGATGTATGCGGGTGACAAAACACATTCATAGCATTTCAAAGTCAATCTTTGAAATCTATGAACAGTTTTGTGTACAGCTTATGATGTCACGAATCGTGAACGATTGATGCCTCGGTTGTACAGGAATGCAAATGTAGAAAGCGTTTGCCAACTGTGGCGAAATCAAAGGGATCCCAAAGTTATGCCGCGATTTCGGGTTGAACATTGTAGGGTTATTTCCTAACGAGTTATGTAAAAggtgttcttcttttttaattcgACATTGTGAAAATATTAAGTATTAAAAACGCATCTAAAGTTTCCCATCGATAACTTTGAAAAAGAGACATACAAGTAAGGGACTAAATGGATTCACTTTTATGTAGTACTTATGAATGCAAATGGAGGGGAAGGGTGACGAAACGGCAACACGTGCATTCGCGAcatttcgttttcaaaaatatgcTAATCGGTTATACCTGGCTCATCCGGCTTCATGTTTCTTTCTTATCAGAGTCGAAACCAAATGGAGCCCTCTTCTCCCCTCCATTAACTACGCACATATTTGATCTGGTTTCCAGCATTTGACGTGGCCGGTTCTTCAGtatttttacagccaaggccATCACCAAGATTTTTCGTTCGTCCCTTTCGAAATTATGTAAGTACGAATTCACGACTAGCATAACTTGAAGTAGAACATCCTCTGCTATGTGTGACGATAAATTCTCCTTCACTTGTGAAGAACCAGAGCTCGTCAAACTGAAATTTCTGCACATCTAAAGAACTTGGAAAATAactttgatttaaaaatagaaCAAGGATTCGAGTTATATATCATATATTATCAAACATAATGTAGAAACGATCAGTTAGTACCGAAACAAACCACCGTGAAATTACATTAAAAATTCACTAAGAAATAGAATAATCAAATTTCACTCATTTTTCTACAGAATCTTTTGAATGGGCAGCAGTTAGATGATGCGGGTAAGACCAAAGGAATCAACGGAAATTGCATCGTCCTGAATCGGCTGAAAATCCTGAGCAATCTGGAACACCTCTTGCGACTCGAAATCATTTTGAATGATCAAATCACTACTGCCTGATTGGTAAGCATTGTAACTATTGCCACTATTCCTGTTGTTCGTCTTCAGACTCCTCAGGAACTCGTCCAATCGGCCGGTCGAACGGCCACTAGACTTTCCGTAGCCTGAAGAGGCTAATCGAACGACAGGCACAGCCACCTGAGCAACCTCCTTGATGGTCTTGCTGGGCTCCACCGTTTGCTTGACAATCGGAAAGCTGTCGTATGTGGCCGTTTCACGGTTTACGGCACGGATGGCAGCAGGGGCTTGATCGTAAGAGATGCGAGTCGGAGCCGTTACGCGGACGTTGGTGTTCTTAACGTACGCGTCGTCATTCTGATCAATAAGGCGGACCACGTTGTTGGTACGACGCGATGAGCTTCTCACAGGGACACGGACATTAGGGATAGCAACTTGAGAAACTGTTTTAGTGGGGGTTAACACGCGGATATCGGAAACAGCGGCATCGTACGGATCAGCAACGCGGATGGCAGTCGATGGGTTTTCATAAGAATTTTTAGCCGATGAAACGAAACGAACAGTTCCGGATTCTTTGTTTTTACGGGCTGGAGCTACTACGCTGACGTCTAAAAGTGGGGAAGTATGCGGATTAGCGACACGAACTACGGTTGGCTGGATGTCGTAAGTTGCTTTAGCTGGAGAAGAAATGCGGACGACTCCAGCGTTGTAGTTGATGTCACGGGCTGGCGATGGATCAGGAAAGCCATCTTCATCGTCATCAACGCTAGTGTACTGGTAGTCTAAAAGTTTCTGTTCCACCGATTTGGGGGATGTGCGGATGAAAGGAAACGGCTGACTGCTGCGGACACCGTCGTTGAGCAGAGTTCCTCGAGCTTGGAATCCGACAGACTGGCCGGACATCTTTCCAGCCGCGTATTCTATCGTCATTCCAATAAATCATTAACTTTGAGTTTGTTTTAAACCCTTTCTAAAAGTGCTTTAAATTACCGGTTTCTTGTGCTTTTCCGTAGGAATCAATGTATCCATATTTGCCGGTCATGTAACCGTTCACGTCCATATTCTCGACTCGGAACGATCCGTCTGAAGCTTCGAATCCGAACGTGTAAGAGCCATCGTCATTCAGTTGGTTGATCTGTTTCAAAATCGTCACAGCTGGACCGGGATACGACGTTGTGGACGATTTACTGGTGACGTAGTTAGCAGGAGAAGCCAACGAGTAAGCCACAGCAAACAGCAACATCATCTAATATCACATTAtttcatgtaaaaaaaaaaacaaataataatcaaCTAACAATAAGAAATTTCCAGTTGATTACCAGAGGACGACGTACAATGCTAgaaatcatttttctcttGAATCACGAACGATGTATAACAACAGCGAGGAAGGAGCAGCTTTGAACTTGATTGCCGTTGAATTGACTGATGAATAAAACCGAGGACTCGGCCGTCTTTATATACAGCGACGGAAAGTGAATGTTGGGTTGATCATGCAACCATATCACACTACCCCGTTCAACAGATGACCTGTCTGTCAACTTTTACTCTGGTCGGCAGACTCTCACGAAACGCGGGACGGCATCACGATACTCTGCAGAATCGTATTGCGACAGATTTGGAAAAGATTTTTGTTCCATCTTAGATGCGATATGTCCGAAGAAGAATGTGCATAttcgctttctttttttttcacctgtCCTCCACCTGATGATTTGTTTGattaagtttctttttttttcccttgggAAATCTACCGATGTTCCAGTGTACGAATTTTGAAGCTCGTGACAGTACACATACGGGTGTGAGCTACACCCAAACCGGTACTTTGTGTGTCTCCATCGGCAAATCCTTGAAGAGGTAAAGGCTTTGCCCAGTTGAACATAAAAAtgacccatttttttttatcatcttctttgtatttttgaacAGCCATCATTCTTCACGGTGTTTTCTTCATTGGACAAAGTGAAAGGTATGTCGATATCGGAGATGCGCTATCAAGTTGGCTGATCCTAACGCCTATTGTTTGCTTATCATTGCGCAAAGAGACAGATCGTgttctgtattttttttaagtgtaaCCTCAAGACCATCACAATGTAAGGCTTTTAACTAAAACATTTGGTTTAGAAGAAAGTAGTGGAATTTAAGAGGCTAACTCGATTAAAAGTTAATAACGACTGCATTGCATACACATTTACATAGAGAATTCTAGCGATGATGATTCTATTGCAGCTGTTGGTGATAGCAAACGTTGCGCCACGATTCACGATGTTTGACTTTCCCCTTTGTCAATTGTGACCCTTATGCAGCAATCTAAGTCATCTCGTCGGGGTTTGCTTAGTTATGTCAGTAGTTACGTGTGTCGATCCTTTTTTAGGAGGGCCGGGgaggaaaacaagaaatgtatGACCCGCATGTAAAAGTATGGGGTCTTGCCACCAAGAAATTCGATTGGTATTATCTATTAGGCTCAAGGCGAATGGGCTATTTTAATTGCATTCATTCGTAATTCTTTGAAATAACTCTTAAAGAACTTCCaatgaaacaaacaatttaACACTTGTTATAAAGGCTGGAAATGTTCTGTTTGTCAGTTGGGATTAGTACTTTTCGTGAAATCGAAATATCGAAGATACGTCTGTTATATACATTTGATTCTGAGTTTCCTCCGAGTGCAACATAAGCGCCACTCGAGATGAATAAAAGATTTCTGGTTTTTATCTTACAGAGATGGAAACTCTTTGTTAGCACCGGTTCAACATTCTCTTTTTCGCCCGTCTGTGTATAAAAACGGGTGACAATTGGCTTTATTGGTCAGTCATCCGACAGCCATCcagtctttaaaaaaatcctgCCCGCTTTGCAATATCCATCCACTGGCCAACGAAACAATGAATCCGATTGTGGTAAATGATTTCATCTTTTACATTTGAATTTATGCGAATTCATAAAAATTTGCTTTGTTATTTAATGTGTTAAATTGTAGCTATTTTTGGCCTGTACCTTGGCCTTCTCTGTGGCTTCTCCAACTGACTATGCGAGCAGCAAATCCACAACGTCTTCTGACACTGAGCCCGCTGTGTCAATCTTGAAGCAGATCAATCAAATGAATGATGACGGCTCTTACACGTTTGGATTCGAAGCCTCAGACGGATCGTTCCGCATCGAAAACATGGATGCGAACGGTTACATGACTGGCAAATACGGTTACATCGATGCCAACGGCAAACTACAAGAAACAGGTAATCTTTTCTCTTACAGAAGCTTAAAGACACTCGACATGTGTAACTCATTTGAATGCATTGAAATGCGATAGAATACGCGGCTGGAAAGATGTCCGGCCAGTCTGTCGGATTTCAAACTCGGGGAACTTTACTCTCCGATGCTGTTCGCAATTCCCAAGCGCTTCCGATCATCCGCACATCCACCAAATCGGTGGAACAGAAAGCTATAGATTACGAGTACACTAgcgttgatgatgatgaagatggCTTTCCTGATTCTTCCCCAGCCCGTGACATCAACTACAACGCTGGAGTCGTCCGCATTTCTTCTCCAGCTAAAGCAACTTACGACATCCAGCCAACCGTAGTTCGTGTCGCTAATCCGCATACTTCCCCACTTTTAGACGTCAGCGTAGTAGCTCCAGTCCGTAAAAACAAAGAAGCCGGAACTGTTCGTTTCGTTTCATCGGCAAAAAATTCTTATGAAAACCCATCGACTGCCATCCGCGTTGCTGATCCGTACGATGCAGCTGTTTCCGATATCCGCGTGTTAACCCCCACTAAAACAGTTTCTCAAGTTGCTATGTCTAATGTCCGTGTCCCTGTGAGAAACTCATCGCGTCGTACCAACAACGTGGTCCGCCTTATTGATCAGAATGACGACGCGTACgttaaaaacaacaacgtCCGCGTTACGGCTCCAACTCGCATCTCTTACGATCAAGCCCCTGCTGCCATCCGTGCCGTAAACCGTGAAACGGCCACATACGACAGCTTTCCGATTGTCAAGCAAACGGTGGAGCCCAGCAAGACCATCAAGGAGGTTGCTCAGGTGGCTGTGCCTGTCGTTCGATTGGCCTCTTCAGGCTACGGAAAGTCTAGTGGCCGTTCGACCAGCCGATTGGACGAGTTTCTGAGGAGTCTGAAGACGAACAACAGGAATAGTGACAATGAATACAATGCCTACCAATCAGGCAGCAGTGACTTGATCattcaaaatgattttgaGTCGCAAGAGGTGTTCCAGTCTGTCCAGGATTTTCAGCCGATTCAGGACGACGCAATTTCCGTTGATTCTTTTGGTTTTACCCGCATCATCTAACAGCTGCCCATCCGAAAGATTCTGTAGGACGTTAGTGAATATGATTATTTCTTCTCCTTAGTGGACTTTAATGTAATTTCACGGTGGTTTGCTTCTGTAGTAACTTATCGATTCTGCATTATGGTTGATAATATATGGAAAGTTGGTCGAATCCTTGTTTCTTCAAATAGAGATGTTAGTATTTTCAGCCTGTTTAGTCTCAGTTTTTGTAGGTCAATGATAGCCTTCTACGTTTTTCATCAAATTGTTTAGTTCCAACTGTAGCTATTCATCTTTATATTTTAGAAAGGGGACGCAGCTTGAAAATCTTTTACGAGACATAATACGAGACTAGATTGAAAAATAGTGACGTATTGTACCTGCCCACCTGTAATGCGACAGACGGAATCACGTTCGTTGGGAAGATGGAGAGGGGAGAGGTTTTAGCttaaaaaacaagaacatTTTCTGCAAAAACTGTCAATTAGTTTGAAACAATTTATACCAATCCAAGTGGCATATCGAGTCACAGGATAAGTTTTCAAGTTGTTCAAGATTTTATGTTTAATTATTTAGAACGACGCAGTCAGCATTCATTTCCTTGAATTTTCACGTATGTCTTATCACTAACACTGACAAATTACATAAGGGGGTATTTTGTTCGATTTTAATTGGTAgactt from Daphnia magna isolate NIES unplaced genomic scaffold, ASM2063170v1.1 Dm_contigs176, whole genome shotgun sequence includes these protein-coding regions:
- the LOC116924590 gene encoding uncharacterized protein LOC116924590 isoform X2, producing the protein MISSIMMLLFAVAYSLASPANYVTSKSSTTSYPGPAVTILKQINQLNDDGSYTFGFEASDGSFRVENMDVNGYMTGKYGYIDSYGKAQETEYAAGKMSGQSVGFQARGTLLNDGVRSSQPFPFIRTSPKSVEQKLLDYQYTSVDDDEDGFPDPSPARDINYNAGVVRISSPAKATYDIQPTVVRVANPHTSPLLDVSVVAPARKNKESGTVRFVSSAKNSYENPSTAIRVADPYDAAVSDIRVLTPTKTVSQVAIPNVRVPVRSSSRRTNNVVRLIDQNDDAYVKNTNVRVTAPTRISYDQAPAAIRAVNRETATYDSFPIVKQTVEPSKTIKEVAQVAVPVVRLASSGYGKSSGRSTGRLDEFLRSLKTNNRNSGNSYNAYQSGSSDLIIQNDFESQEVFQIAQDFQPIQDDAISVDSFGLTRII
- the LOC116924590 gene encoding uncharacterized protein LOC116924590 isoform X1, encoding MISSIVRRPLMMLLFAVAYSLASPANYVTSKSSTTSYPGPAVTILKQINQLNDDGSYTFGFEASDGSFRVENMDVNGYMTGKYGYIDSYGKAQETEYAAGKMSGQSVGFQARGTLLNDGVRSSQPFPFIRTSPKSVEQKLLDYQYTSVDDDEDGFPDPSPARDINYNAGVVRISSPAKATYDIQPTVVRVANPHTSPLLDVSVVAPARKNKESGTVRFVSSAKNSYENPSTAIRVADPYDAAVSDIRVLTPTKTVSQVAIPNVRVPVRSSSRRTNNVVRLIDQNDDAYVKNTNVRVTAPTRISYDQAPAAIRAVNRETATYDSFPIVKQTVEPSKTIKEVAQVAVPVVRLASSGYGKSSGRSTGRLDEFLRSLKTNNRNSGNSYNAYQSGSSDLIIQNDFESQEVFQIAQDFQPIQDDAISVDSFGLTRII
- the LOC116924591 gene encoding uncharacterized protein LOC116924591, translated to MNPIVLFLACTLAFSVASPTDYASSKSTTSSDTEPAVSILKQINQMNDDGSYTFGFEASDGSFRIENMDANGYMTGKYGYIDANGKLQETEYAAGKMSGQSVGFQTRGTLLSDAVRNSQALPIIRTSTKSVEQKAIDYEYTSVDDDEDGFPDSSPARDINYNAGVVRISSPAKATYDIQPTVVRVANPHTSPLLDVSVVAPVRKNKEAGTVRFVSSAKNSYENPSTAIRVADPYDAAVSDIRVLTPTKTVSQVAMSNVRVPVRNSSRRTNNVVRLIDQNDDAYVKNNNVRVTAPTRISYDQAPAAIRAVNRETATYDSFPIVKQTVEPSKTIKEVAQVAVPVVRLASSGYGKSSGRSTSRLDEFLRSLKTNNRNSDNEYNAYQSGSSDLIIQNDFESQEVFQSVQDFQPIQDDAISVDSFGFTRII